Proteins encoded by one window of Hafnia alvei:
- a CDS encoding AAA family ATPase — MRQQYRLESITLRDVGVFEHTHFDFPQIKSEEKDAEKAEIHIFTGPNGCGKSTLLYALAAVFQPDPNDGGRLVRKRYRGENSSIRFIFYQEQGVFGVQNMASPDSVQQIYNTDSFYYAVTNGVRSVLWRNVSYFNHSQEYSTKKFDFAAFAYSGNRDMQSSFNVSAIQNITNSPFESSLSFGQTVRPQVLTQWIANNRTQAALARADGEVLEAEHYDLALLRISQFIRNICSLDVSFQLKRLPLEVIINMDGLKVTFDALPEGLKSIICWISDLALRLESIPWQENRDIFSQPIILFLDEVDIHLHPKWQRRILPAIQKLLPNAQVFVSTHSPFVVGSVEDAFVYRLPDPQRTVCRDPASAEVITPTPSAAGKSYQLILDEVFGIEEQFDVETEALLEKFYQLKKAYLSNPQDDSQLVALAAELSSKGSEVATIVSMELRQITRLVKKG; from the coding sequence ATGCGTCAACAATACCGGTTAGAAAGCATAACACTGCGCGATGTTGGCGTGTTTGAGCATACCCATTTTGATTTTCCACAGATCAAAAGCGAAGAAAAAGACGCTGAGAAAGCGGAAATCCATATTTTCACCGGCCCAAATGGCTGTGGGAAAAGTACTCTGCTGTATGCGTTGGCTGCGGTGTTTCAGCCTGATCCTAATGATGGTGGAAGGCTTGTTAGAAAACGCTATCGTGGTGAAAATAGCAGCATTAGATTTATTTTTTACCAAGAGCAGGGCGTATTTGGTGTGCAAAATATGGCATCTCCTGATTCTGTTCAGCAAATATACAATACTGATAGTTTCTACTATGCGGTGACTAATGGCGTACGTAGTGTGTTGTGGCGTAACGTTAGCTATTTTAATCATAGCCAAGAATATTCAACAAAGAAGTTTGATTTTGCTGCTTTTGCATATTCTGGTAATCGTGATATGCAATCTTCCTTTAATGTTTCTGCAATTCAAAATATTACTAACTCGCCTTTTGAGAGTTCATTGTCTTTTGGGCAAACAGTGCGACCACAGGTGTTAACTCAATGGATTGCTAATAATAGAACTCAGGCTGCGCTTGCGCGCGCTGATGGGGAGGTTTTAGAAGCAGAACATTATGATTTAGCATTATTACGTATTAGCCAGTTTATTCGTAATATCTGCTCCTTAGATGTATCGTTTCAACTTAAGCGTTTACCGCTCGAAGTTATTATCAATATGGACGGTTTGAAAGTAACTTTTGATGCTTTGCCTGAAGGGCTTAAGTCTATAATTTGTTGGATTTCTGATTTAGCTCTCCGCCTTGAATCTATTCCTTGGCAAGAAAATCGCGATATCTTTTCCCAGCCAATTATCTTATTCCTCGACGAAGTTGATATTCATCTGCACCCTAAATGGCAGCGCCGAATTCTTCCTGCCATTCAAAAACTGCTACCAAATGCTCAAGTGTTTGTCTCAACTCACTCACCTTTTGTAGTGGGCTCCGTTGAGGATGCCTTTGTTTACCGCCTGCCAGATCCTCAGAGAACGGTATGTAGAGATCCTGCATCGGCAGAGGTGATAACGCCAACGCCGTCTGCTGCAGGTAAAAGCTATCAGCTGATTTTAGATGAAGTGTTTGGCATTGAAGAGCAATTTGACGTTGAAACTGAAGCGTTGCTTGAAAAATTCTATCAGCTAAAAAAGGCTTATTTATCCAATCCACAAGATGATAGCCAGCTCGTTGCATTGGCGGCAGAATTAAGCAGCAAAGGCTCTGAAGTTGCAACTATTGTGAGCATGGAGCTGCGTCAAATAACGCGGTTGGTGAAGAAAGGTTAA
- the fdhD gene encoding formate dehydrogenase accessory sulfurtransferase FdhD, which yields MSFLNNNPVNGVRQTMVQQRGQLHSSQPDWVAEEVPVALVYNGISHVVMMASPKDFEAFALGFSLSEGIIRTPQDIYGMDVVPACNGVEVQIELSSRCFMALKERRRSMAGRTGCGVCGVEQITDVVRPLEPLPFTQTFDLQNLDQALRQLRSVQQIGDLTGCTHAAAWIDPQGELLGGCEDIGRHVALDKLLGIRAKQPWTQGAVLVSSRASYEMVQKAAMCGVEILFAVSAATTLAIDVAEKCNLTLVGFSKPGRGTVFTHPQRLR from the coding sequence ATGAGTTTTTTAAATAATAATCCAGTTAATGGCGTTCGCCAGACCATGGTGCAACAACGTGGGCAGCTGCACAGTTCTCAGCCTGACTGGGTGGCGGAAGAGGTCCCGGTTGCGCTGGTGTATAACGGCATCTCTCACGTGGTGATGATGGCGTCGCCGAAGGATTTTGAGGCCTTCGCGCTCGGATTTTCGCTTTCAGAAGGCATTATTCGTACCCCGCAGGATATCTACGGTATGGACGTGGTGCCAGCCTGCAACGGCGTGGAGGTGCAAATTGAGCTTTCAAGCCGCTGTTTTATGGCACTCAAAGAGCGTCGACGTTCGATGGCTGGGCGAACCGGCTGTGGCGTGTGTGGCGTTGAGCAGATCACCGACGTCGTTCGTCCGCTAGAGCCATTGCCGTTTACCCAAACGTTTGATCTACAAAATCTGGATCAGGCATTGCGCCAGCTGCGTAGCGTGCAACAAATCGGCGATCTCACCGGTTGTACTCATGCTGCTGCGTGGATTGATCCGCAAGGTGAATTGCTCGGAGGCTGCGAGGACATCGGCCGCCATGTGGCGCTGGATAAACTGTTGGGCATACGTGCCAAGCAGCCGTGGACGCAAGGTGCGGTATTGGTTTCCAGCCGAGCAAGCTATGAAATGGTACAAAAGGCGGCGATGTGCGGTGTCGAAATTTTGTTTGCCGTCTCGGCAGCGACCACGCTGGCGATCGATGTTGCCGAAAAATGCAATCTCACGCTGGTTGGTTTTAGTAAACCAGGGCGTGGCACGGTATTTACTCACCCGCAGCGGCTGAGGTAG